One Deefgea tanakiae genomic region harbors:
- a CDS encoding retention module-containing protein, with translation MAKQINTPAASVTSKGTVTQIIGEVKVTSANGETRVLQVGDKINIGDTIQTGANGAVAIAFEGAGLMSLGNSDSLSITAELLANILKPAASAADDAAKIQELIAQGADPTQVAAASAAGAGEGENAGHSVVVLDSPNSRVGIETGFPTEGISVSGFNENVDPPSGEVAPEVVNTPPVASNDNSTGAANDTLTTLEDQPLTINLATLLANDVDADGDTLTVISVQAAVNGTVALVDGNVVFTPNPNYNGPASFTYTVTDGKGGVATATVNVGVTPVNDPPVANNDTSATNDALTTPEDQALTINPNTLLANDVDVDGDTLTITSVQAPVNGTVALVDGNVVFTPNPNYNGPASFTYTVTDGKGGVATATVNVGVTPVNDPPVANNDTSATNDALTTPEDQALTINPNTLLANDVDVDGDTLTITSVQAPVNGTVALVDGNVVFTPNPNYNGPASFTYTVTDGKGGVATATVNVGVTPVNDPPVANNDTSATNDALTTPEDQALTINPSTLLANDVDVDGDTLTITSVQAPVNGTVALVDGNVVFTPNPNYNGPASFTYTVTDGKGGVATATVNVGVTPVNDPPVANNDTSATNDALTTPEDQALTINPSSLLANDVDVDGDTLTITSVQAPVNGTVALVDGNVVFTPNPNYNGPASFTYTVTDGKGGVATATVNVGVIPVNDPPVANNDTSATNDALTTPEDQALTINPNTLLANDVDVDGDTLTITSVQAPVNGTVALVDGNVVFTPNPNYNGPASFTYTVTDGKGGVATATVNVGVTPVNDPPVANNDTSATNDALTTPEDQALTINPSTLLANDVDVDGDTLTITSVQAPVNGTVALVDGNVVFTPNPNYNGPASFTYTVTDGKGGVATATVNVGVTPVNDPPVATDDNSTSANDDALTTSEDHPLIITPATLLSNDIDVDGDTLTIISVQAPMNGTVAQVNGNVVFTPNANYNGPASFTYTVSDGNGGLATATVNINVTPVGEPVVSVTDENGLAQGDNSVVENNAQAVTGTFNLAADEGISQINIAGVVITLAQLNGLGSTPVTITTDLGSLTLNSFNPTTGMVSYSYLVESGAQDHSTGDNSVSDSFNIVLTDGIAQTSSDTLTILITDTAPVARNDQREMSEDAFNASSNPQPTFFIGEGENETQADLVQITGNVVANGAIGDVADSKGADATSVSRVQNANGLTDITSDNNGNFVIDGKYGHLTLNQDGSYTYTLFTKAEADAARNNNTGEGGNTADDYIFQGYDAIQGLAAAKTTFGEDESIQTIAAETANEVFTYTLTDSDGDSSNATLNININGSNDVPTISNVADIDFTEADVATAQDLSANGTVSFDDIDTNDVVDISYALSTGAVWSGGTLDASLKAALETGFIAGVTDSASPGSTPWSYTVNDANLDFLKAGEAITLTYTLTATDSANATASDTVTITITGTNDVPTISNVADIGFTELANASAQDLSASGSVSFNDIDTNDVVDISYALSTGAVWSGGTLDASLKAALETGFSAAVTDSAAPGSTPWSYTVNDANLDFLKAGETITLTYTLTATDSANATASDTVTITITGTNDAPTISNVADVGFTEAADASAQDLSANGSVSFNDIDTNDVVDISYTLTTGAVWSGGTLDASLKAALETGFSAAVTDSAAPGSTPWSYAVNDANLDFLKAGETITLTYTLTATDSANATASDTVTITITGSNDAPAISTNTGNEGNTNDVVYEAGLSAGSQAGVAAITATGTFTVGDADGLNDIKSLTIGNVTFRIGSGVDTATDQYVTALSDLNGKTVNTAHGSLHIDTYNAGVFTYTYTLSSTVNNATAADTQFSEVIELSISDGTASANTNITVTIIDDVPSAVNDNDSITEGGETVATGNVLTGLQVGDGDSNLTDGNADTFGADRPAQLLNIQFGNQSLSVANSGFTNIDGMYGTLSIAADGRYTYTLHNTDPLVQALDSTDPAVHDVFTYTLKDADGDRSTATLDISVNGSNDKPTISTNTGNEGNTNDAVNEAALAIGSAPTTDAEFAQGTFTLADADGLDDVQGIKVVSNGFSPVTFTDEQLEAIGSPDAVPLTFNTTNGVVTLTAYNSSTGVVSYQFELKTPTTDVDNVTETNSFTVAVTDNANLTVTSSYSAAATITFNIVDDVPTAVNDTDSITEDGETVATGNVLTGVQVGEGDSNSTDGNADTFGADRPAQLLNIQFGSQLLSVANSGFTNIDGMYGTLSIAADGRYTYTLHNTNPLVQALNSTDPAVHDVFTYTLEDADGDMSTATLDITVNGSNDGITLSNNVTDQLSDGNVYEAGLATGSKFDSNPATDPTTVTGSFTVTAVDGLSSVTLGTGAGNTATINFSQNGSGTWSATLTDTSAVSSLGNAITVTGATYNPTSHTWSISYSYTLLANETHNQPSNDTTLLDNIAISAVDTDGSAASGNLKITVNDDVPTAVADLDSVTEDSSLTATGNVITGNDVTTGQDSNSTDGNADTLGADRPATVVGVATGNHVSDTAQLSGNVGGSGIAGTYGTLVLNANGSYVYTLNNTANNVQELNSNQHPNDVFSYTIKDADGDWKTTTLTVAVNGSNDGITLSNNVTDQLSDGNVYEAGLATGSKFDSNPATDPTTVTGSFTVTAVDGLSSVTLGTGAGNTATINFSQNGSGTWSATLTDTSAVSSLGNAITVTGATYNPTSHTWSISYSYTLLANETHNQPSNDTTLLDNIAISAVDTDGSAASGNLKITVNDDTPIVAATRNIDAAASTMDTNLVLTLDLSGSMDWEFANDTNPEAGELSRLQLAKSALSALIDQYDALGNVKVMLVTFNGGADIHKSGSTTWLDAATAKSLLGALNADGSTNYDAGLQKVIDNFGASGKFTSTTSNNFQNVAYFMSDGDPNVSGHLTYGSNDSTTNSVGIVGDDVSDWQAFLTANKITSLAIGMGTGVTSGGGSVDNDALDPIAYNGATPQNTNSILVSNIADLPNTLQDSVPQPNIEVKLLGSTGSFGADGGHVQNITLNGHVFSFDGKVDNNASFSSSLGSFNSTTNEWTINSNGTNGKLVIDMDDGVGKYSYTQSANTNETLAFTLIDNDGDTASGNITMALNAILNGDAGNNILNGGDGNDRLLGNAGNDTLTGGIGNDVLMGGDGKDVLTGGAGNDFLNGGNGSDIFVLANSAANADMIQDFTIAEKVLGVVQGDVLDITDLLSGANLSNNGGVFAGHEGAFLKFASDGHGNTQVLFDADGSGGGSSVQVATLTGVVTPANPTDLLNTLLANGEITHH, from the coding sequence ATGGCCAAGCAAATCAACACCCCAGCCGCATCGGTTACCAGTAAAGGCACCGTGACCCAAATCATTGGTGAGGTCAAAGTGACCAGTGCCAACGGTGAGACCCGAGTACTGCAAGTGGGTGACAAAATTAATATTGGTGACACGATCCAAACCGGAGCTAATGGTGCGGTGGCCATAGCTTTTGAAGGCGCAGGACTAATGAGTTTAGGCAACTCAGACTCACTCAGCATCACCGCAGAACTGCTGGCCAACATTCTCAAGCCTGCTGCGAGTGCCGCAGATGATGCCGCAAAAATTCAAGAATTAATCGCCCAAGGGGCTGACCCGACTCAAGTCGCAGCCGCTTCTGCGGCGGGTGCTGGCGAAGGGGAAAATGCGGGACATAGCGTCGTAGTCCTCGACTCGCCTAATTCACGAGTCGGGATTGAAACAGGTTTTCCAACCGAAGGGATTTCTGTTTCAGGCTTTAACGAAAATGTTGACCCGCCCTCTGGAGAGGTTGCGCCCGAAGTAGTCAATACCCCCCCAGTAGCAAGCAACGATAACAGTACTGGTGCAGCCAATGACACTTTAACTACTCTGGAAGATCAGCCACTAACAATCAACCTAGCGACTTTGCTCGCCAATGATGTTGATGCCGACGGCGATACTTTAACGGTTATTAGCGTACAAGCGGCGGTGAATGGTACCGTCGCGCTCGTCGATGGCAATGTCGTTTTCACACCCAACCCCAATTACAACGGCCCAGCCAGCTTCACTTATACCGTCACTGACGGCAAAGGTGGCGTGGCGACGGCGACAGTGAATGTCGGCGTCACACCAGTCAATGACCCGCCCGTTGCCAACAACGACACCAGTGCGACAAACGATGCGCTCACCACGCCTGAAGATCAAGCACTGACCATTAATCCAAACACCTTGCTGGCCAATGATGTCGACGTCGATGGCGACACTTTAACCATCACCAGCGTGCAAGCGCCCGTCAACGGTACGGTCGCGCTCGTCGATGGCAATGTCGTTTTCACACCCAACCCCAATTACAACGGCCCAGCCAGCTTCACTTATACCGTCACTGACGGCAAAGGTGGCGTGGCGACGGCGACAGTGAATGTCGGCGTCACACCAGTCAATGACCCGCCCGTTGCCAACAACGACACCAGTGCGACAAACGATGCGCTCACCACGCCTGAAGATCAAGCACTGACCATTAATCCAAACACCTTGCTGGCCAATGATGTCGACGTCGATGGCGACACTTTAACCATCACCAGCGTGCAAGCGCCCGTCAACGGTACGGTCGCGCTCGTCGATGGCAATGTCGTTTTCACACCCAACCCCAATTACAACGGCCCAGCCAGCTTCACTTATACCGTCACTGACGGCAAAGGCGGCGTGGCGACGGCGACTGTGAATGTCGGCGTCACACCAGTCAATGACCCGCCCGTTGCCAACAACGACACCAGTGCGACAAACGATGCGCTCACCACGCCTGAAGACCAAGCACTGACCATTAATCCAAGCACCTTGCTGGCCAATGATGTCGACGTCGATGGCGACACTTTAACCATCACCAGCGTGCAAGCGCCCGTCAACGGTACGGTCGCGCTCGTCGATGGCAATGTCGTTTTCACACCCAACCCCAATTACAACGGCCCAGCCAGCTTCACTTATACCGTCACTGACGGCAAAGGCGGCGTGGCGACGGCGACTGTGAATGTCGGCGTCACACCAGTCAATGACCCGCCCGTTGCCAACAACGACACCAGTGCGACAAACGATGCGCTCACCACGCCTGAAGACCAAGCACTGACCATTAATCCAAGCTCCTTGCTGGCCAATGATGTCGACGTCGATGGCGACACTTTAACCATCACCAGCGTGCAAGCGCCCGTCAACGGTACGGTCGCGCTCGTCGATGGCAATGTCGTTTTCACACCCAACCCCAATTACAACGGCCCAGCCAGCTTCACTTATACCGTCACTGACGGCAAAGGCGGCGTGGCGACGGCGACAGTGAATGTCGGCGTCATACCAGTCAATGACCCGCCCGTTGCCAACAACGACACCAGTGCGACAAACGATGCGCTCACCACGCCTGAAGATCAAGCACTGACCATTAATCCAAACACCTTGCTGGCCAATGATGTCGACGTCGATGGCGACACTTTAACCATCACCAGCGTGCAAGCGCCCGTCAACGGTACGGTCGCGCTCGTCGATGGCAATGTCGTTTTCACACCCAACCCCAATTACAACGGCCCAGCCAGCTTCACTTATACCGTCACTGACGGCAAAGGCGGCGTGGCGACGGCGACTGTGAATGTCGGCGTCACACCAGTCAATGACCCGCCCGTTGCCAACAACGACACCAGTGCGACAAACGATGCGCTCACCACGCCTGAAGACCAAGCACTGACCATTAATCCAAGCACCTTGCTGGCCAATGATGTCGACGTCGATGGCGACACTTTAACCATCACCAGCGTGCAAGCGCCCGTCAACGGTACGGTCGCGCTCGTCGATGGCAATGTCGTTTTCACACCCAACCCCAATTACAACGGCCCAGCCAGCTTCACTTATACCGTCACTGACGGCAAAGGTGGCGTGGCGACGGCGACTGTGAATGTTGGCGTCACACCAGTGAATGATCCACCTGTCGCGACTGATGACAACAGCACTAGCGCAAACGATGATGCCTTGACAACTAGCGAAGATCACCCCCTGATCATCACCCCCGCCACACTACTCAGCAACGATATCGATGTCGATGGCGACACCCTCACCATCATCAGCGTGCAAGCACCGATGAATGGCACAGTGGCACAGGTTAACGGCAATGTCGTCTTCACCCCAAATGCCAATTACAACGGCCCCGCCAGCTTTACCTATACCGTCAGTGATGGCAATGGCGGATTGGCCACTGCGACGGTCAATATTAATGTGACGCCTGTCGGAGAACCTGTGGTTTCAGTGACCGATGAAAATGGCCTCGCACAGGGCGACAATAGTGTTGTCGAAAACAACGCTCAAGCGGTCACCGGCACCTTCAACTTGGCCGCTGATGAAGGGATCAGCCAGATCAATATCGCAGGCGTTGTAATCACGCTAGCGCAATTAAATGGATTAGGCAGCACGCCAGTCACCATCACCACCGATCTGGGCAGCTTAACCTTAAACAGCTTTAACCCCACTACGGGCATGGTGAGCTATAGCTATTTAGTTGAAAGCGGCGCACAAGATCACAGCACGGGCGACAATAGCGTTAGCGATAGCTTCAATATTGTCCTAACCGATGGTATTGCTCAAACCAGCAGCGACACACTGACCATCCTAATTACCGACACCGCGCCAGTGGCACGCAATGATCAACGGGAAATGAGCGAAGATGCATTTAATGCCTCAAGCAATCCACAACCCACTTTCTTCATTGGTGAAGGAGAAAACGAGACTCAAGCTGATCTCGTACAAATCACAGGCAATGTGGTCGCCAATGGCGCGATTGGCGATGTCGCCGACAGTAAAGGAGCTGACGCTACAAGCGTTAGCCGAGTTCAAAATGCCAATGGCCTTACCGATATCACCAGCGACAACAATGGCAACTTTGTCATTGATGGCAAGTATGGCCACCTAACCCTTAATCAAGATGGCTCCTACACTTATACCCTGTTTACAAAAGCAGAAGCCGATGCAGCCAGAAATAACAATACAGGCGAAGGCGGCAATACCGCAGATGATTACATTTTCCAAGGTTATGATGCAATTCAAGGTTTGGCTGCAGCTAAAACAACCTTTGGTGAAGATGAAAGCATCCAAACTATTGCGGCAGAAACAGCCAATGAAGTATTCACCTACACGCTCACTGATAGCGACGGTGACAGTAGTAATGCAACTCTCAACATCAATATTAACGGCAGCAACGACGTGCCCACGATCAGTAACGTTGCCGACATCGATTTCACCGAAGCCGATGTGGCCACGGCTCAGGATTTGAGCGCCAATGGTACGGTCAGCTTTGATGATATTGATACCAATGACGTCGTCGATATCAGTTATGCCCTAAGCACTGGTGCCGTTTGGAGTGGTGGCACGCTGGATGCGAGTCTTAAAGCTGCGCTCGAAACCGGATTTATTGCAGGCGTTACCGATTCTGCGTCGCCAGGCAGTACCCCTTGGTCTTATACCGTCAACGATGCCAATCTGGACTTCCTCAAAGCGGGTGAGGCCATTACCTTGACTTACACCCTCACCGCGACGGATTCAGCCAATGCCACAGCAAGCGATACGGTGACGATCACCATCACCGGCACCAACGATGTACCGACCATCAGCAATGTTGCCGATATCGGCTTCACTGAGCTCGCCAATGCCAGTGCACAGGATTTGAGTGCTAGCGGCTCGGTCAGCTTCAATGATATTGATACCAATGACGTCGTCGATATTAGTTATGCCCTAAGCACTGGTGCCGTTTGGAGTGGTGGCACGCTGGATGCGAGTCTTAAAGCTGCACTCGAAACCGGATTTAGCGCAGCCGTTACCGATTCTGCGGCGCCAGGCAGTACCCCTTGGTCTTATACCGTAAACGATGCCAATCTAGACTTCCTCAAAGCGGGTGAGACCATTACCTTGACTTACACCCTCACCGCGACGGATTCAGCCAATGCCACCGCAAGCGATACGGTGACGATCACTATCACCGGTACCAACGATGCACCGACCATCAGCAATGTTGCCGATGTGGGCTTCACCGAGGCTGCCGATGCCAGCGCACAAGATTTGAGTGCTAACGGCTCAGTCAGCTTCAATGATATTGATACCAATGACGTCGTCGATATCAGTTACACCCTCACCACTGGCGCCGTCTGGAGTGGTGGCACGCTGGATGCGAGTCTTAAAGCTGCGCTCGAAACCGGATTTAGCGCAGCCGTTACCGATTCTGCGGCACCAGGAAGTACCCCTTGGTCGTATGCCGTCAACGATGCCAATCTGGACTTCCTCAAAGCGGGTGAGACCATTACCTTGACTTACACCCTCACCGCGACGGATTCGGCCAATGCCACAGCAAGCGATACAGTTACGATCACCATCACGGGCAGCAACGATGCACCAGCGATCAGCACCAACACAGGCAACGAGGGCAATACCAACGATGTTGTGTATGAAGCCGGCTTAAGCGCTGGCTCGCAAGCAGGTGTTGCTGCCATAACGGCCACTGGCACCTTCACCGTGGGCGACGCAGACGGATTAAACGATATAAAATCGCTGACGATTGGAAACGTAACCTTCCGTATAGGCAGCGGCGTAGACACCGCAACGGATCAATATGTCACTGCGTTGTCTGATCTGAACGGTAAAACGGTCAACACCGCACATGGTTCACTGCATATTGATACTTATAACGCAGGGGTCTTTACCTATACGTATACACTGAGCAGCACTGTCAACAATGCAACAGCAGCTGATACCCAGTTCAGCGAAGTCATTGAACTGTCTATTTCGGATGGAACTGCTTCGGCCAACACCAACATCACAGTCACAATCATTGATGACGTACCTAGCGCAGTCAACGATAACGATAGCATCACTGAGGGGGGTGAAACCGTTGCTACGGGGAACGTGCTAACAGGCCTGCAAGTCGGAGATGGCGATAGCAATCTGACCGATGGCAATGCCGATACATTCGGTGCAGATCGCCCAGCACAACTACTTAACATTCAATTTGGCAATCAATCACTGAGCGTCGCCAACAGCGGCTTTACCAATATTGATGGCATGTATGGTACGTTGAGCATTGCTGCTGATGGCCGCTATACCTATACCTTGCACAATACTGATCCTTTAGTACAAGCGCTCGATAGTACCGACCCTGCTGTACATGATGTATTCACCTATACCCTCAAAGATGCCGACGGCGATAGAAGTACCGCCACCCTCGACATCAGCGTGAATGGTAGCAACGATAAGCCAACAATCAGCACCAACACAGGCAACGAGGGCAATACCAACGATGCGGTGAACGAAGCAGCACTGGCGATCGGCAGTGCCCCAACTACCGATGCTGAATTTGCCCAAGGCACCTTTACCTTAGCCGATGCAGATGGGCTCGATGATGTGCAAGGCATTAAAGTGGTCAGCAATGGCTTCAGCCCAGTCACATTTACCGATGAGCAGTTGGAAGCGATTGGTTCACCCGACGCGGTGCCACTGACATTTAACACCACCAACGGGGTCGTCACCCTCACCGCCTATAACTCCAGCACAGGCGTAGTCAGCTATCAATTTGAACTCAAAACGCCCACGACCGATGTCGACAATGTGACAGAAACCAATAGCTTTACCGTTGCAGTGACCGACAATGCCAACCTCACCGTCACAAGCAGCTATTCGGCAGCAGCAACGATTACCTTCAATATCGTTGACGATGTTCCTACCGCAGTCAACGACACCGACAGCATCACTGAAGACGGGGAAACCGTCGCCACTGGGAATGTACTTACAGGCGTTCAAGTGGGTGAAGGCGACAGCAATTCTACCGATGGCAATGCCGATACATTCGGTGCAGATCGCCCAGCACAACTACTTAACATTCAATTTGGCAGTCAATTACTGAGCGTCGCTAACAGCGGCTTTACCAATATTGATGGCATGTATGGCACACTGAGCATTGCTGCTGATGGTCGCTATACCTATACCTTGCACAATACTAATCCTTTAGTACAAGCGCTCAATAGCACCGACCCTGCTGTACATGATGTATTCACCTATACCCTCGAAGATGCCGATGGCGATATGAGTACCGCCACACTCGACATCACGGTCAATGGCAGCAATGACGGTATCACCCTCAGCAACAATGTCACAGACCAACTCAGCGATGGCAATGTCTACGAAGCTGGATTGGCAACCGGTTCGAAATTCGATAGTAATCCGGCCACCGACCCCACCACCGTAACAGGGAGCTTTACTGTCACTGCGGTGGATGGCCTCAGCAGCGTTACACTTGGAACGGGGGCAGGAAATACCGCCACCATCAACTTTAGCCAAAATGGCAGCGGAACTTGGTCGGCGACCCTAACAGATACCTCTGCAGTCAGTTCACTTGGCAACGCCATAACCGTCACTGGCGCCACGTATAACCCTACAAGCCATACATGGAGTATCTCTTATAGTTATACCCTGCTTGCAAATGAAACACATAACCAACCAAGCAATGACACTACGTTATTAGATAACATCGCCATCAGTGCGGTCGATACCGATGGCAGCGCCGCAAGTGGCAACCTCAAGATTACTGTGAATGATGACGTTCCCACTGCGGTCGCTGACCTTGACTCAGTCACCGAAGACAGTAGCCTCACTGCGACGGGCAATGTAATCACGGGCAATGATGTTACTACGGGTCAAGACAGCAACAGCACCGACGGCAATGCCGACACCCTCGGAGCTGATCGACCTGCAACAGTCGTTGGCGTTGCCACTGGCAACCATGTCAGCGATACGGCTCAACTGAGCGGCAACGTCGGTGGTAGTGGCATTGCTGGCACCTATGGCACTTTGGTTCTCAACGCCAATGGCAGCTATGTTTACACATTGAACAATACCGCCAACAATGTGCAAGAATTGAATTCCAATCAACACCCGAACGATGTCTTTAGCTACACCATAAAAGATGCTGACGGTGATTGGAAAACAACAACGCTCACCGTTGCAGTCAATGGCAGCAATGACGGTATCACCCTCAGCAACAATGTCACAGACCAACTCAGCGATGGCAATGTCTACGAAGCTGGATTGGCAACCGGTTCGAAATTCGATAGTAATCCGGCCACCGACCCGACCACCGTAACAGGGAGCTTTACTGTCACTGCAGTGGATGGCCTCAGCAGCGTTACACTTGGAACGGGGGCAGGAAATACCGCCACCATCAACTTTAGCCAAAATGGCAGCGGAACTTGGTCGGCGACCCTAACAGATACCTCTGCAGTCAGTTCACTTGGCAACGCCATAACCGTCACTGGCGCCACGTATAACCCTACAAGCCATACATGGAGTATCTCTTATAGCTATACCCTGCTTGCAAATGAAACACATAACCAACCAAGCAATGACACTACGTTATTAGATAACATCGCCATCAGTGCGGTCGATACCGATGGCAGCGCCGCAAGTGGCAACCTCAAGATTACTGTGAATGATGATACTCCGATCGTCGCTGCAACACGCAATATCGATGCCGCCGCTTCAACGATGGACACCAACCTAGTACTGACTTTGGATCTTTCAGGCAGTATGGATTGGGAGTTTGCAAATGATACCAATCCAGAAGCTGGGGAATTATCTCGACTACAGTTGGCCAAATCAGCGCTGTCTGCACTCATTGATCAATATGATGCGTTGGGCAACGTCAAAGTGATGCTAGTCACTTTTAATGGTGGTGCCGATATACATAAATCTGGATCAACAACGTGGCTAGATGCCGCCACAGCCAAATCACTATTGGGTGCGTTGAACGCTGATGGCTCAACCAATTACGATGCGGGTTTGCAAAAAGTCATAGATAACTTTGGCGCCTCGGGTAAATTCACCAGTACAACAAGCAATAATTTCCAAAATGTGGCTTACTTTATGTCGGATGGCGATCCAAATGTTTCGGGCCACCTCACTTACGGCAGTAATGACAGCACCACAAACTCCGTTGGGATTGTGGGCGATGACGTGAGCGACTGGCAAGCATTCTTAACGGCGAATAAAATTACCTCATTGGCCATTGGTATGGGCACAGGGGTCACCTCTGGTGGTGGTAGCGTCGATAACGATGCGCTCGATCCAATTGCCTACAATGGCGCTACGCCTCAAAACACAAATTCGATTTTGGTTTCCAATATTGCGGACTTGCCAAATACGCTACAGGACTCTGTACCTCAACCCAATATTGAGGTCAAACTATTGGGCAGCACTGGCAGCTTTGGTGCTGATGGTGGACATGTACAAAACATTACTCTTAACGGGCACGTGTTTAGTTTTGATGGCAAAGTTGACAACAATGCCAGCTTCTCAAGCAGCCTTGGCAGCTTCAACTCGACAACCAATGAGTGGACCATCAATAGCAACGGTACCAACGGCAAGCTCGTCATTGATATGGATGATGGTGTAGGTAAATACTCCTACACTCAATCGGCCAATACTAACGAAACACTGGCTTTTACGCTGATCGACAATGATGGCGATACCGCAAGTGGCAACATTACGATGGCACTAAACGCGATCCTCAACGGTGATGCAGGCAATAACATCTTGAATGGTGGCGATGGCAATGATCGCTTATTGGGCAATGCTGGCAATGACACATTAACTGGCGGTATCGGTAATGATGTATTAATGGGTGGCGATGGCAAGGATGTGCTAACAGGTGGCGCGGGAAATGACTTCCTGAATGGTGGTAACGGCTCAGATATCTTTGTTTTAGCCAATTCAGCTGCTAATGCAGACATGATCCAAGACTTTACCATCGCAGAAAAAGTATTAGGTGTCGTGCAAGGTGATGTGCTCGACATCACTGATTTGCTGAGCGGAGCCAACTTGTCCAACAATGGCGGCGTTTTTGCAGGGCACGAGGGGGCGTTCTTGAAATTTGCCAGCGATGGCCACGGAAATACTCAAGTGTTGTTTGATGCAGATGGCTCTGGAGGTGGTAGTTCAGTTCAAGTAGCAACACTCACTGGCGTTGTAACCCCTGCCAACCCTACTGATTTGCTAAATACCCTACTCGCCAACGGAGAAATAACCCATCATTAA
- a CDS encoding HlyD family type I secretion periplasmic adaptor subunit has translation MRAKIKREDLHFLGDGAAAIYGESTLLSNAILYASVALMLILIVWAFFAEIDQVTLAEGKVIPSSQVQVIQNLEGGIVAQTLVKVGDIVKKGQVLMKLDEKRFSSSLGESTVKRDALTAKLARLTAETNGSNFEPPADLLKTNPQVVEAERQLFASRKRELESNVAILQSEAAQRSHEIEGMRAKIAKLESGLKLANDEYAMSKPLVEKNVISQIDFMHLQRQISDLKGEINEARLSIPRLQSSLAETNGKVAGVYAKSRADAGNELSLVKAELDSTAATTVALSDRFDRTTIRAPLDGVVKLIKVNTVGGVLQPGMDVMEIVPLEDNLLIEAKVRPSDIGFLRPGQEAMVKFSAYDFSIYGGLVADVETITADSVTDEAKKESFYLVRVRTRSNHLGDDQRPLAIIPGMLATVHIRTGKKTVMQYLMKPIVKARDEAMRER, from the coding sequence ATGCGAGCTAAAATCAAACGAGAAGATTTGCATTTTCTGGGCGATGGGGCTGCCGCCATTTATGGCGAATCTACACTGCTCTCCAATGCGATTTTGTATGCCAGCGTTGCTTTAATGCTGATTTTAATTGTGTGGGCATTTTTTGCTGAGATTGATCAAGTGACGCTGGCTGAAGGAAAAGTCATTCCTTCTAGCCAAGTGCAAGTGATACAAAATCTAGAGGGTGGGATTGTCGCGCAAACGTTAGTAAAGGTGGGAGATATTGTTAAAAAGGGGCAGGTGTTAATGAAACTGGACGAGAAAAGATTCTCGTCTTCTTTAGGGGAGAGCACCGTCAAGCGTGATGCACTGACCGCTAAATTGGCGCGTTTAACTGCGGAAACGAATGGTAGCAATTTTGAGCCGCCTGCCGATTTGCTTAAAACGAATCCACAGGTTGTTGAAGCTGAGCGGCAGCTTTTTGCTTCCCGTAAACGCGAGCTTGAATCGAATGTCGCGATTTTGCAAAGCGAAGCTGCACAGCGCAGTCATGAAATTGAAGGGATGCGCGCAAAAATTGCGAAGTTAGAATCGGGATTGAAATTGGCCAATGATGAGTACGCGATGAGTAAACCATTGGTTGAAAAAAACGTGATTTCGCAAATCGATTTTATGCATTTGCAACGCCAAATTAGCGATTTGAAGGGTGAAATCAACGAGGCTCGCCTGTCGATTCCTCGCCTGCAAAGCAGTCTTGCTGAAACCAATGGTAAAGTCGCTGGCGTTTACGCAAAGTCGCGAGCAGATGCGGGTAATGAATTATCTCTCGTGAAAGCAGAGCTCGACTCTACTGCCGCGACCACGGTGGCACTCAGTGATCGATTTGATCGCACTACAATTCGCGCGCCACTGGATGGTGTGGTTAAACTGATTAAAGTAAATACGGTGGGCGGCGTATTGCAGCCCGGCATGGACGTAATGGAAATCGTGCCGCTGGAAGACAATCTACTGATTGAAGCGAAGGTGCGGCCTTCCGATATTGGATTTTTAAGGCCAGGCCAAGAGGCGATGGTGAAGTTTTCCGCTTATGATTTTTCGATTTACGGTGGCTTAGTGGCTGATGTCGAAACGATCACTGCTGATTCGGTGACTGATGAGGCGAAAAAGGAAAGTTTTTACTTGGTTCGTGTGCGAACCCGTTCCAATCATCTTGGTGATGATCAACGACCTTTGGCAATTATTCCCGGCATGCTAGCAACAGTGCACATTCGTACTGGCAAAAAAACGGTGATGCAATATTTGATGAAACCGATTGTGAAAGCGCGTGATGAGGCAATGCGTGAGCGTTAA